In one Tripterygium wilfordii isolate XIE 37 chromosome 22, ASM1340144v1, whole genome shotgun sequence genomic region, the following are encoded:
- the LOC119992231 gene encoding PLASMODESMATA CALLOSE-BINDING PROTEIN 3-like isoform X1 gives MAVLVFLVLLLSLTGHSSATYCLCKDGVGDQSLQKAIDYACGAGADCTPILQNGPCYQPNTVKDHCNYAVNSYYQRKGQATGSCDFSGTATVSANPPTTAASGCAYPSSPSNNTGTGTSTPTTSPTTNGSTTPTTGGGTTTPTGGTTPTPSVFGLGPTTSTGFTDPNGGTTRISASHLLYVSLTLWISVLFLMWG, from the exons ATGGctgttttagtgttcttggtgcTTCTCTTGTCCCTTACTGGCCATTCAA GTGCCACTTACTGCTTGTGTAAAGATGGCGTAGGGGACCAATCTCTTCAAAAAGCCATAGATTATGCTTGTGGTGCTGGAGCCGACTGTACACCAATTCTTCAAAACGGTCCATGTTATCAACCCAACACTGTGAAAGATCACTGCAATTATGCTGTCAACAGCTATTACCAGAGAAAGGGTCAGGCTACTGGAAGCTGTGATTTTTCAGGAACTGCCACTGTTAGTGCCAATCCTCCCACTA CTGCTGCTTCTGGTTGTGCATATCCCTCAAGTCCAAG CAACAACACCGGGACAGGCACTTCAACACCAACCACCTCTCCAACCACTAATGGTTCCACAACACCAACAACAGGCGGAGGCACAACTACACCAACCGGAGGCACAACTCCAACTCCTTCAGTGTTTGGACTTGGACCTACCACTAGCACCGGCTTCACTGATCCTAATGGTGGCACAACTCGCATCTCAGCCTCTCACTTGTTGTACGTTTCTTTGACTTTATGGATTTCCGTCCTATTCCTCATGTGGGGCTGA
- the LOC119990903 gene encoding uncharacterized protein LOC119990903 isoform X2, translating to MDFEQRSRNEDGSKILGNRLEVLDGNGNKKQSETTLEVSDANRSSMVSEKVADRNGSSSYFELLPEFRGGSERSDHFLINPEINPEVVDRSHSSKKSEPYLELTGSDDSCKHSRIEPDASISEGHEPIPTKKLGSSSSSSSSSVSSIDDLFQVNVTDINHSISPKANEDIRPTPVVDYNPKSEVLDSVSPGLTSTSQTSGITSEQLPNAMSPTTQSPPIQTMDRSEGYDPLRIPSSIFASSKPSTPMEWSVASNESLFSLQIGNSSFRDQVLMHGDIPKSGELFMLSPTPASAVAGADGQFSAPVPGNDAHNVGKNNEPVKDAAKSNEKDIRDQIAQALVVSCNSTNSNHSNESGISKNSFTFPVKKKCAWRSCYCSNCNWTFCYCTRPSWAFCCHWNRSRKRLHDHSSPILADGVRSASAKTDDEKQHHQPTDSKVAQKQASCGWFPCLSYCYPCSCSWPTCFRSCC from the exons ATGGACTTCGAACAAAGGAGCAGAAACGAAGATGGGAGCAAAATCTTAGGTAACCGTCTAGAGGTTCTGGATGGGAATGGGAACAAGAAGCAGTCAGAAACAACTCTAGAGGTGAGTGATGCAAATAGAAGCAGTATGGTTTCAGAAAAGGTTGCTGATAGAAATGGAAGCAGTAGTTATTTTGAGTTACTACCTGAGTTTCGGGGTGGATCTGAGCGCAGCGACCATTTTCTGATCAATCCAGAGATAAATCCAGAAGTTGTTGATAGGAGTCATAGCAGTAAGAAATCTGAACCATATTTAGAACTCACTGGTAGTGATGATAGTTGTAAGCATTCAAGAATAGAACCAGATGCTTCTATTAGTGAAGGTCATGAACCCATCCCGACCAAGAAGCTTGGATCTTCCTCCTCTTCGTCATCCTCGTCAGTCTCATCAATAGATGATCTCTTCCAAGTGAATGTGACTGATATTAACCACTCTATATCACCCAAAGCTAATGAGGATATCAGACCAACACCGGTAGTTGACTACAATCCAAAATCAGAAGTCCTTGACAGTGTATCTCCAGGTCTAACATCAACATCTCAAACCTCTGGCATCACTAGTGAACAATTACCGAATGCCATGTCGCCAACAACACAATCCCCACCTATCCAAACGATGGACAGATCAGAAGGATATGATCCTCTTAGGATTCCGTCCTCCATCTTTGCATCAAGTAAACCTTCAACGCCGATGGAGTGGAGTGTTGCTTCCAATGAATCATTGTTTAGCCTCCAAATTGGCAACAGTAGTTTCAGGGACCAAGTTCTTATGCATGGGGATATACCTAAGTCAGGTGAATTATTCATGCTAAGCCCGACTCCTGCAAGTGCAGTTGCAGGAGCTGATGGACAGTTTTCAGCTCCTGTGCCGGGAAATGACGCGCATAATGTTGGAAAGAATAATGAGCCTGTGAAAGATGCAGCAAAGTCAAATGAGAAAGACATAAGGGATCAAATTGCCCAGGCTCTAGTAGTATCCTGCAATTCCACCAATTCCAACCATTCTAATGAAAGTGGAATAAGCAAGAACTCCTTTACTTTCCCAGT AAAGAAGAAGTGTGCATGGCGATCGTGCTACTGTTCTAATTGTAACTGGACGTTCTGCTACTGTACACGGCCAAG CTGGGCGTTCTGCTGCCATTGGAACCGTAGTCGAAAGCGATTGCACGATCATTCTTCACCCAT TTTGGCAGATGGGGTAAGAAGTGCTTCTGCAAAAACAGATGATGAGAAGCAGCATCACCAACCAACGGACTCCAAAGTGGCACAAAAACAAGCTTCCTGTGGCTGGTTTCCGTGCCTATCTTACTGCTATCCATGTTCTTGTTCATGGCCTACATGCTTTCGATCTTGTTGTTGA
- the LOC119992231 gene encoding PLASMODESMATA CALLOSE-BINDING PROTEIN 3-like isoform X2 — protein MAVLVFLVLLLSLTGHSSATYCLCKDGVGDQSLQKAIDYACGAGADCTPILQNGPCYQPNTVKDHCNYAVNSYYQRKGQATGSCDFSGTATVSANPPTTAASGCAYPSSPRIAATTPGQALQHQPPLQPLMVPQHQQQAEAQLHQPEAQLQLLQCLDLDLPLAPASLILMVAQLASQPLTCCTFL, from the exons ATGGctgttttagtgttcttggtgcTTCTCTTGTCCCTTACTGGCCATTCAA GTGCCACTTACTGCTTGTGTAAAGATGGCGTAGGGGACCAATCTCTTCAAAAAGCCATAGATTATGCTTGTGGTGCTGGAGCCGACTGTACACCAATTCTTCAAAACGGTCCATGTTATCAACCCAACACTGTGAAAGATCACTGCAATTATGCTGTCAACAGCTATTACCAGAGAAAGGGTCAGGCTACTGGAAGCTGTGATTTTTCAGGAACTGCCACTGTTAGTGCCAATCCTCCCACTA CTGCTGCTTCTGGTTGTGCATATCCCTCAAGTCCAAG AATTGCAGCAACAACACCGGGACAGGCACTTCAACACCAACCACCTCTCCAACCACTAATGGTTCCACAACACCAACAACAGGCGGAGGCACAACTACACCAACCGGAGGCACAACTCCAACTCCTTCAGTGTTTGGACTTGGACCTACCACTAGCACCGGCTTCACTGATCCTAATGGTGGCACAACTCGCATCTCAGCCTCTCACTTGTTGTACGTTTCTTTGA
- the LOC119990903 gene encoding uncharacterized protein LOC119990903 isoform X1 codes for MDFEQRSRNEDGSKILGNRLEVLDGNGNKKQSETTLEVSDANRSSMVSEKVADRNGSSSYFELLPEFRGGSERSDHFLINPEINPEVVDRSHSSKKSEPYLELTGSDDSCKHSRIEPDASISEGHEPIPTKKLGSSSSSSSSSVSSIDDLFQVNVTDINHSISPKANEDIRPTPVVDYNPKSEVLDSVSPGLTSTSQTSGITSEQLPNAMSPTTQSPPIQTMDRSEGYDPLRIPSSIFASSKPSTPMEWSVASNESLFSLQIGNSSFRDQVLMHGDIPKSGELFMLSPTPASAVAGADGQFSAPVPGNDAHNVGKNNEPVKDAAKSNEKDIRDQIAQALVVSCNSTNSNHSNESGISKNSFTFPVKKKCAWRSCYCSNCNWTFCYCTRPRCCFRWLSCFCSNCKWPSCCNCSNCQWPSYHCCNCSWAFCCHWNRSRKRLHDHSSPILADGVRSASAKTDDEKQHHQPTDSKVAQKQASCGWFPCLSYCYPCSCSWPTCFRSCC; via the exons ATGGACTTCGAACAAAGGAGCAGAAACGAAGATGGGAGCAAAATCTTAGGTAACCGTCTAGAGGTTCTGGATGGGAATGGGAACAAGAAGCAGTCAGAAACAACTCTAGAGGTGAGTGATGCAAATAGAAGCAGTATGGTTTCAGAAAAGGTTGCTGATAGAAATGGAAGCAGTAGTTATTTTGAGTTACTACCTGAGTTTCGGGGTGGATCTGAGCGCAGCGACCATTTTCTGATCAATCCAGAGATAAATCCAGAAGTTGTTGATAGGAGTCATAGCAGTAAGAAATCTGAACCATATTTAGAACTCACTGGTAGTGATGATAGTTGTAAGCATTCAAGAATAGAACCAGATGCTTCTATTAGTGAAGGTCATGAACCCATCCCGACCAAGAAGCTTGGATCTTCCTCCTCTTCGTCATCCTCGTCAGTCTCATCAATAGATGATCTCTTCCAAGTGAATGTGACTGATATTAACCACTCTATATCACCCAAAGCTAATGAGGATATCAGACCAACACCGGTAGTTGACTACAATCCAAAATCAGAAGTCCTTGACAGTGTATCTCCAGGTCTAACATCAACATCTCAAACCTCTGGCATCACTAGTGAACAATTACCGAATGCCATGTCGCCAACAACACAATCCCCACCTATCCAAACGATGGACAGATCAGAAGGATATGATCCTCTTAGGATTCCGTCCTCCATCTTTGCATCAAGTAAACCTTCAACGCCGATGGAGTGGAGTGTTGCTTCCAATGAATCATTGTTTAGCCTCCAAATTGGCAACAGTAGTTTCAGGGACCAAGTTCTTATGCATGGGGATATACCTAAGTCAGGTGAATTATTCATGCTAAGCCCGACTCCTGCAAGTGCAGTTGCAGGAGCTGATGGACAGTTTTCAGCTCCTGTGCCGGGAAATGACGCGCATAATGTTGGAAAGAATAATGAGCCTGTGAAAGATGCAGCAAAGTCAAATGAGAAAGACATAAGGGATCAAATTGCCCAGGCTCTAGTAGTATCCTGCAATTCCACCAATTCCAACCATTCTAATGAAAGTGGAATAAGCAAGAACTCCTTTACTTTCCCAGT AAAGAAGAAGTGTGCATGGCGATCGTGCTACTGTTCTAATTGTAACTGGACGTTCTGCTACTGTACACGGCCAAGGTGCTGTTTTAGGTGGCTTAGCTGCTTTTGTTCGAATTGTAAATGGCCTAGCTGCTGTAATTGTTCTAATTGTCAATGGCCTAGCTACCATTGTTGTAATTGTAGCTGGGCGTTCTGCTGCCATTGGAACCGTAGTCGAAAGCGATTGCACGATCATTCTTCACCCAT TTTGGCAGATGGGGTAAGAAGTGCTTCTGCAAAAACAGATGATGAGAAGCAGCATCACCAACCAACGGACTCCAAAGTGGCACAAAAACAAGCTTCCTGTGGCTGGTTTCCGTGCCTATCTTACTGCTATCCATGTTCTTGTTCATGGCCTACATGCTTTCGATCTTGTTGTTGA
- the LOC119990903 gene encoding uncharacterized protein LOC119990903 isoform X3, translated as MDFEQRSRNEDGSKILGNRLEVLDGNGNKKQSETTLEVSDANRSSMVSEKVADRNGSSSYFELLPEFRGGSERSDHFLINPEINPEVVDRSHSSKKSEPYLELTGSDDSCKHSRIEPDASISEGHEPIPTKKLGSSSSSSSSSVSSIDDLFQVNVTDINHSISPKANEDIRPTPVVDYNPKSEVLDSVSPGLTSTSQTSGITSEQLPNAMSPTTQSPPIQTMDRSEGYDPLRIPSSIFASSKPSTPMEWSVASNESLFSLQIGNSSFRDQVLMHGDIPKSGELFMLSPTPASAVAGADGQFSAPVPGNDAHNVGKNNEPVKDAAKSNEKDIRDQIAQALVVSCNSTNSNHSNESGISKNSFTFPVLADGVRSASAKTDDEKQHHQPTDSKVAQKQASCGWFPCLSYCYPCSCSWPTCFRSCC; from the exons ATGGACTTCGAACAAAGGAGCAGAAACGAAGATGGGAGCAAAATCTTAGGTAACCGTCTAGAGGTTCTGGATGGGAATGGGAACAAGAAGCAGTCAGAAACAACTCTAGAGGTGAGTGATGCAAATAGAAGCAGTATGGTTTCAGAAAAGGTTGCTGATAGAAATGGAAGCAGTAGTTATTTTGAGTTACTACCTGAGTTTCGGGGTGGATCTGAGCGCAGCGACCATTTTCTGATCAATCCAGAGATAAATCCAGAAGTTGTTGATAGGAGTCATAGCAGTAAGAAATCTGAACCATATTTAGAACTCACTGGTAGTGATGATAGTTGTAAGCATTCAAGAATAGAACCAGATGCTTCTATTAGTGAAGGTCATGAACCCATCCCGACCAAGAAGCTTGGATCTTCCTCCTCTTCGTCATCCTCGTCAGTCTCATCAATAGATGATCTCTTCCAAGTGAATGTGACTGATATTAACCACTCTATATCACCCAAAGCTAATGAGGATATCAGACCAACACCGGTAGTTGACTACAATCCAAAATCAGAAGTCCTTGACAGTGTATCTCCAGGTCTAACATCAACATCTCAAACCTCTGGCATCACTAGTGAACAATTACCGAATGCCATGTCGCCAACAACACAATCCCCACCTATCCAAACGATGGACAGATCAGAAGGATATGATCCTCTTAGGATTCCGTCCTCCATCTTTGCATCAAGTAAACCTTCAACGCCGATGGAGTGGAGTGTTGCTTCCAATGAATCATTGTTTAGCCTCCAAATTGGCAACAGTAGTTTCAGGGACCAAGTTCTTATGCATGGGGATATACCTAAGTCAGGTGAATTATTCATGCTAAGCCCGACTCCTGCAAGTGCAGTTGCAGGAGCTGATGGACAGTTTTCAGCTCCTGTGCCGGGAAATGACGCGCATAATGTTGGAAAGAATAATGAGCCTGTGAAAGATGCAGCAAAGTCAAATGAGAAAGACATAAGGGATCAAATTGCCCAGGCTCTAGTAGTATCCTGCAATTCCACCAATTCCAACCATTCTAATGAAAGTGGAATAAGCAAGAACTCCTTTACTTTCCCAGT TTTGGCAGATGGGGTAAGAAGTGCTTCTGCAAAAACAGATGATGAGAAGCAGCATCACCAACCAACGGACTCCAAAGTGGCACAAAAACAAGCTTCCTGTGGCTGGTTTCCGTGCCTATCTTACTGCTATCCATGTTCTTGTTCATGGCCTACATGCTTTCGATCTTGTTGTTGA